TCTACAAACATATGGTATACTTGCTATGGACTACTCTCGATAACTTTAAGGTGTTGGTGAACAACTCACACTTAGACATCATGAGCAACAACCTAACTAATCTAAACTAtgaacaaaaacagaaaaatcacTAAGAACAATTTTATGGAAATATAGGAATTTGATACAATGCAAGCTTGACGAATTTATAAAGAAAGAGCCAAAACTGATTTTTGGCTTCAGCACGGCCGTGGGGAGCGCGCTTCAGGGCGTGTCTTGGATTTCCGATTTGTCTGGCACAACCATGACTAGCCAGGCACGACCGTGGTCAGGTCTCAGGATGCTGAAACTTTGTCTCTTCACATTTTTAATCCTTTAGTAACAGTTCCTTTTGTCATATACCATAAATTTAACACATGCAATGAATTTCCACTAGCACTTCATTAAGAATGCTCTCCCATTGTTTTCATGAAATACCTTAGCCAATAAGTCATCATAATGGGCCTTAAAAGTACACAATTCCTTTTATTCATGTATTTGAACCTACAAAAGATAAAACATAGAAAATGTAGTAAGAGAGTACTAATAACTTGACTTATAAGCAAGCTTTAGGGTCaagttaacatgtgcccttcaAATAGTAATTATAATTTGAACAACTCTTTAGTAGTATTATGTTTTTTACAGTATATATCAAGTGATTCTCTTGAGACATGATCATTATAGAAGTTTTGGTGTTGAGAGATGAAGCAAAGAATCAAGATTTTGATGGTACAAGCTCCTGTCTGTTGTGCCTGCGCAACCTGGCCACGTCTTGCACATAAATGAAGGGAAATTGAAGACCTGACTTCTGCTGGTATGCCTTGCGCAAGATATTCTGTGCCGTGCGCATGTGCTTTTAAATGAGGTTTAGAGTTAGTAGATGGATGAGGGtcaatgtttgttttttgtaaatttttggaGGTTTATGTGGTTTGGCTTAGGTGTTTTGAGTTGTTTTAGGCTTAAAAGAGGGTTAAATTTATGGTTTTGGAGGGGTCTGGAGCTGCCACGGCCGTGGCCCCGTGACACGAGTCACGGTGACTCCCAGGgacaattttatttcatttttaagaACATTTTATAGTgtctttaatttaattacacTAATCAAACTTTTTAAGTGTAGTTGCAATTCTGCAAATGCAAACCAATTAAGGTGTCTTATACTTGATACATATACATAATACATCAACCCCTCTTCTtatgataatttatttaatacaaTAACaggactatatatatatatatatatatatatatatatatatatatatatagcaccaCCTTTAAATTGAACCGAACAAACAACACATAATTTTTGCAACATATAAAATCACTTATCTCTTCTAATTGAATCTCCTGCAATTCTTCCTAATCTCTCCTTGTTTCCCAATTAAAGGCTTATTATTTCCCATCTTAATCATTGCAGCAACAAAATCAGAATCAAAGGCTTTATCATTCTGACTATAAGTTTTAACAATTGAATCAGTGGATCCACCATTGAAGAGTACTTGATCAGAATGAAGTAATCCTCTTTTTATAATGAGATTCTTGTAGTAATTATTGTCAAAATAAGTTGGAGTTCTAAAATCTAGATTTGCTAGATTATTGTCTCCTAAGCCACTTTTCTTTGGACAATTATTTTGCCTTATCTTAGCAAATGTATTGTCAATGTTGCTGTCATTGTATATGTGGTTTCTGAAACTTGTACATCTTGATTTCCCTATTGTGTGTGCCCCTGAaaccaaacacatgataaaGTAATTAACATGAACAGAATtattcaataatatattttgtgtTTTGACTAAAAATAGATAAACATTTGAAATTTATTCAATAACATGTTTACCCTTTTTCTTGTAGTTTTCTTTTctagattttattttaaaaataatattggtTGGTTCTACGATATCCTGTCTTGATTGTGATCCATCGTTGATTGGTATCTAAAAATTGTTCAAATCAACGGTAAATGACTCTTTACTTCTTCACCATTGAGACATGATTTGATTGATGttagtttgacaaaaataaggaaaaataaatatgttttctttTAGTTTTGTCAAACTACGGTCGACCATATAATCATCTCAAACTTTATAATTAAGGAAGACCGAATATATTTACTTTTGAAAGTCAACATTAGTCATGgttgatgtttgatttttttttctttctctaaaaTTAACTTTCTCTTTCTCATAAAAATACTATTGGTCTGTTCTACGATGTATTGTCTTGATTGTGATCCATCATTGATCGGTATCTAAAAATTGTTCAAATCAACGGTGAATGACTCTGTCTCAAGAAGTAAAAGCTTAAGATCTTCTTTGTCCTCACCATTGAGACATGATTTGACTGATGTTAgtttaacaaaattaaagaaaaataaatatgttttctcTTAGTTTTGTCAAGCTAACGTCAATCAGGTAACCACCTCAAAATTTACAATTGAGGAGGACCGAATACTTTTACTTCTGAAAGTCAACATTAATCATCGttgaagtttgaattttttttctctttctcataaAATTTCTTTGAAGTATTGctagttatattttttattttcctttttgtgATGAAAATTTCTACAGTAcatgaaatataaatagttGTTATTAGTACTTGATTTACTTTATTCTCcccaaaattgaaatatttatgaaTCGATGATAGACACATCTAATTTCAATTGGTTGAACACTATTTTCTTTTGGTACAAAATTTTCTATTTCCTTAATGGCATGACTTTAATCTTGTTATAGAGAATGACCTAACTTTAAGCTTATAAAACACTTCACAACAATATTACTATTATGTAGTTGGTTAAATGTCCCATCCCTGATTATTATTAGGTAAAACTGTTGTTACATGCAAAACCATAACTAAAATATGTCTCCCTCCCTAAGAGACAATGATTAATAATTGTTACAAATAATGGAAGAAAGAAGTGAgaagttaaaaagtgaaatatatTACCAGATAAAGCAACCATGTCCTTGGCAGAAAGTCCTTGAGCTTGAAAAGTTGAGATAAGGTTAGTTAGGTTAGATGTAGGAGGTGGAATAACACCAGTGTTTGCTGCAGTGAAATTAGCTGTCCTTGAATCTCTTCTTCCAACTTTTACATTCCAAAATGGCCCTCCAAGCTGCAAATTACAACAAATGTCAATAATGTTTGCTTAGCCTAATTTAATTTGTCCATGACTTTTTTCGTCAATTATCCGGTGCATGTTCGAATTGACGGTAAGTTTGACacaattatgatgattttgCTGAAACTCTACAGTATAATTTTTGCCTAAATCGTGGTCGCCCAATGcgatattaataaattattaaaaaataaatgactaaaTCGAAGCTAAAAATGAACATAATGTATCCCAAGAGAATATCTTAATTGGTAGatacattacattatatatgcaggtgACTGAATTCACACCCGAGAATTCTACAATTATTGACGTAACTAAATGGGCGTATTTCTAACCATTACAATACTTacccaaaaagaaaaatgaacttAAAGTACTAAAAGCATAATCATATCCAAAAAATTGTCAATTATATGTATAAAAAGTTAGTGATAAGAAAGTTGGTAAAGTTTAGTGTGATAGGTTATATAATTTTGAAGTACTTACAATGAGAACAGAGTCACGAGCAGTAATGGCCACAATATCAGCACATGAGACCACACCAGGGCATATTGCTTCGACCTTAGATTTTATAGCATCAATTAGTTCATAACCTCTCACTGAATTGTTGTTAGGAGCTGCAGTTTTCTCTCCTTTGAAGGATGAAGTGTCATCAAGTAGTATTGACCCATCACAACCCTGTTTTTTGTTTTCCAAGAAGCATAATCatacaataaataaaatgttagaGAACATTATTACTAATACTATAATTGATTAGATTAAAATTGGATATATTTTGAAGCTTAATTAATAGGCCAAGTCTATTAAGCACCCCTAAAAATGGGGGTTTATTGTGCACCAAACCATTTTTACTGCACGGTATCATGACAACCGATGCGATACAAGCAATTGGACTTTTGCATGGAAtggaaatattaaaaaattgtaaagaaaaaaaaaatctaattgtACCACCACCAACGTATAGAAATACAAATTGATACAAGCAGAAAGGACCAACTAATGGTAACGGAGGAAACGTAAGGAATTAAATTGACAtgttttaaacgtaagagactaaattgaaacctcaaatgtgtagttaagccttattCCGGTCCATCTAATATGAATCCGTTTAATGATAAATATCATAGTATTTATAAtaagttttaataaaatattagtatttttttctgGCCACTAGagtacttgacaaaaaaaataattatatttttcattcatttttttattataatatttatttatttttattaaaaatggtaaATGTCCGctctttaatttaaaaaaaaaatcatattttaaattaattttagttaGATGTATCCAACAATGTGATAAGTTGGATACTAAAGAATTCACCTATTTGAAAAACCAACTACTCAACACTTAACCAATTATTGTCAAACCGTATCCTAAAGTTATAAGGCAACAATTATTTCCTTTCATTCCACAGTTTTTCATGGTTGTCACAAATAAGAAAACATATTGACATGCAAAAGTTAGCTCAATAAATCAAATCTaccatgaaaagaaaaaataaatcaaaacctACAAGAAGGATATATAGCAAGAAAATTACATCAACAAAGCAGTCGTGGAAGAAGAGGCGAAGGAGAGATGCACCGATTCGACGTTCTTTAGCCACAGCTGATCTAACAACAGATTTAACCGTGTCAAAAACTTTGGGACATTTGTTAGAATAAAAGTTCTCAGAAAGTTGAGCTGAAGAGGTCCCTATAAGAAGGAAGATCAATGCTAATGCAACATAAGAATTAGGAGAATGTGCCATATTTTCTGTAGAGAAGATGATGAGTTTATGTAATTTGAGAAATTGTGTAGATTACactttctaatatatatatagagagcgAATGAGAAAGACAAAAATAGTGCATAGTATAATTGGAAACATAAGTGATCAGTAAATCTTCTACAGTCACTAGACTAAATTTATAGTGTTTCAGATTTCCCAAAACTGATCTGGACCGTCCACCGATCAGAGATCGACAGTTGAGAtcgttttattttataaaactggTCGGATCTCAAATCAATGGTTTTGATCAATTACAGGGTAAAACTGCGTACATTTATGGTaagatcattttattttaacattttatcattttattttataaaaatggtCGGATCTCAAATCAAGTGTCATTTATACACATAAAGAGATACTTTTGCCTAAaatattaaatcaaatattttatccattttattattttttttatccattttattttattattagatAAAATGTCTTATTGTGTGTGTTTAAAGACTAtacgttaattaattaattaagatattaaactcaagtggttaatttTCTTAGAACGAATTATTCAGAAAAATCTGAGTTCAATTCGTagtaaaagtaatttttatgagattttaCTTACTTTACTACCGAACTTTGAATTactgaaacaattttttcttaaaaacaaagggttaataaaaaaaaaaatcactataaATTTGATCATATGATCTAAGTCTTGAAAATGTGATTTGAATTGACCAGTGTTGATAAactatgaaataatttttgccTCATCAAAGTTAGGGAGGATAATCTTTTTCTAAAAAGTATGTGGGGGTAGCATTTGGGTTATGTAACGTGCTATGGTTGACAATTCAAAGAGTTGCAAAAAGTTAACATCTAGAGAAGGATATTtgtaatagtaaattaatatatattgcatttcattttttagagcataaaaaatacatcacaAATGTTAGGTAAGACCTGccatatattttgaaaatattgaataatgttctcatttttaatttcaattataaaaacatataagtaactaaactaattatttaaCCGTCTCTTATGTAATTTCGCGATAATATTCATATAGCAGAAAAAACTCTTTCAATTGTTGTAATTGCCACAAGtagtataaaaaataactctaaaaataaatataccaataaataattaatttctttttgatTGATAAGAGACTTTTAGAGAATAATATTTTCTAATCTCATCTCACTTGGATGATAATCTAAAATTTTTAAGCCATATTATATgtccaattttttatattgttacaTTCATCAAGTACCTTAGAATTAGGAGTTGATGAttactttaaaatttttttttttttaaaaaatccatTGCTTATggcaagaaataaaataaaaaaaaaacacaattgaaGAGAATACTTGAAGATGACAATAATTTTCACCATCACGCAATTGTTTTTGGTCAAATTTGTATCCCCCGGACGCATAGTTGGTCTTTATCATTCTCTCATACTCTTAGAGAAGAGAATAAATGTGCTGAT
This portion of the Trifolium pratense cultivar HEN17-A07 linkage group LG3, ARS_RC_1.1, whole genome shotgun sequence genome encodes:
- the LOC123918691 gene encoding peroxidase 4-like, which codes for MAHSPNSYVALALIFLLIGTSSAQLSENFYSNKCPKVFDTVKSVVRSAVAKERRIGASLLRLFFHDCFVDGCDGSILLDDTSSFKGEKTAAPNNNSVRGYELIDAIKSKVEAICPGVVSCADIVAITARDSVLILGGPFWNVKVGRRDSRTANFTAANTGVIPPPTSNLTNLISTFQAQGLSAKDMVALSGAHTIGKSRCTSFRNHIYNDSNIDNTFAKIRQNNCPKKSGLGDNNLANLDFRTPTYFDNNYYKNLIIKRGLLHSDQVLFNGGSTDSIVKTYSQNDKAFDSDFVAAMIKMGNNKPLIGKQGEIRKNCRRFN